GCGCCGGCTGCGGGCACTGGCCGAACTGGGTGCCGAACTGAGCGACATGGGCAGTGCGGTCGAGCTCGGTCGGGCCACCGCCGGGGTGCTCGGCCGGCACCGTGAGGACGTGCCCTTCGCGTTGATCTACCTGGCCGACGAGAACGGTCGTCTCAACCTGGCCGGGTCCACCGGCACCGCCCCGGCCGCCGTCGGCGACAGTGCCGAGCTGCTCGCCCGGGCTACCGTCGACGCCGCGTCCGCCACTGTCGACGTCGCCGACCTGCTCGACCCGCCGCCGGTCGACGCCGCCGACCAGGCCCTCGTGCTGCCCCTCATGGCGAGCAACCACAGGGTCGGCGCGCTGGTCGTCGGCGTGGCCCGCCAGTTGCCGCTCAACGACGACTACCGCAACTTCCTCGAGTTGGTCGCCGCCCAGATCTCCCGTGCGGTCGGCACGCAGCGGGCCTACGAGCATGAGCGGGCCCGCGCCGTCGAGCTGGCCGCGCTGGATCTGGCGAAGACCAACTTCTTCGCCAACGTCAGCCACGAGTTCCGCACGCCGCTGACCCTGGTGCTCGGCCCGCTGGAGGACATGCTGGCCGACCCGGCACTACCCGCGGACGAGACCGACCGGCTCACCATGATGCACCGCAACGCGCTGCGCCTGCTCAAACTGGTCAACACCGTGCTGGACTTCTCCCGCTTGGAGTCCGGTCGGCTCGCCGCCCGCTACCAGCCCACCGACCTCGCCGGCTACACCGCCCGGCTGGCCAGCACCTTTCGCTCGGCCACCGACCGGGCCGGGTTGCGGCTGGTGGTGGACTGTCCGCCGCTGCCGGCGCCGGTCTTCGTCGACCGGGACATGTGGGAGAAGATCGTCCTCAATCTGGTGTCGAACGCGGTCAAGTTCACGTTCGACGGTGAGATCCGGGTGCGGGTCCGGGCCGTCGACGGCGTGGCCCGGCTGGAGGTGACGGACACCGGTATCGGGATCGTGCCGGACGAGCTGCCGTACGTCTTCGAACGGTTCCACCGGGTGCCCGGGGTGCGTGCGCGCACGCACGAGGGCACCGGCATCGGCCTGGCTCTGGTCCGGGAGCTGGTCGAGATGCACGGCGGCGAGGTCGGGCTGACCAGTCAGGTCGACGAGGGCAGCACCTTCACGGTGACCGTGCCGTTCGGGTCGGCCCACCTGCCCACGGACCGGGTGGCGGCGTTCGGCCCGCTGCCCGCGGACGAGCCCGAGCAGGCCCGGCTCTACGTGGCGGAGACCGCGCTGTGGACCGGTGTCGAGCCGGCACCCGAGTTCGACGGCCGGTCGATGAAGGGCGTGCCGGCCGGTCGGATCCTCGTCGTCGACGACAATGTGGACCTGCGCGAGCACGTCACCCGGCTGCTCTCCCCAACCTGGGAAGTGGTCACCGCGAGCGACGGGTTGGTCGCCCTGCAACTGGCCCGTGAGGGCGGGTTCGATCTGGTGCTCACCGACGTCATGATGCCCCGGCTGGACGGCTTCGGGCTGGTGAGCGCGCTGCGAGCGGACCCGCGTACCCGGCATGTGCCGATCGTGATGCTCTCGGCCCGGGCCGGCTCCGCGGAGGCCGTCGCCGGCCTCGCCGCCGGTGCCGACGACTACCTCACCAAGCCCTTCTCCGGCCAGGAGTTGATCGCCCGGGTCCGGGCCAACGTCGAGCTGGGCCAGCTCCGTGGGCAGATCATCCGTCGGCTCCGGGCACTGGCCGACGCGGCGGTGGCCGTGAACACCGCCCGCTCCACCGGCGACGTGCTCCAGGTCGCCGCCCGGCACGCGCTGAGCCTCGCCGAGGCCGCGCGGGTGGTGGTCACCGCGTCCGGGGCCCGGTCGGAGGCGGACGGCGGCGGCGCCACCGCCACCGATCCGTCCTTCGTCGCCGAGCTGACCGGCACCACCGGCGACGCGCTCGGCGAGATGCGGGTCTGGCGGCCGGCCGGCGACGACGCGCAGGCCGACGAGGCGGCGTTGACCCAGCTGGCCCGTCTGGTCGGGGTGCGCCTGGAGAACGCCCAGCTCTACGAGGCCGAACACCGCATCGCCACCACGCTGCAGCACAGCCTGCTGCCACGGTCGCTCCCGCAGTTGCCCGGAGCGGTGTTGGCCAGCCGCTACCTGCCCGGCAGCGCCGACGTCGAGGTTGGCGGCGACTGGTACGACGCGATCGTCCTCTCCGACGACGACCTGGTGCTGGTCATCGGGGACGTGGTCGGCAAGGGCGTCCAGGCCGCCGCGGCGATGGGGCAACTGCGCAACGCGCTGCGGGCGTACCTGCTGGAGGGCTACGACCCGGGTGAGTCGCTGACCCGGCTCAACCGGCTGGTCGGGTCCACCGAACACGGCTCCTTCGCAACGGTGGTCTGTCTGCTGTTCAACCCGCGCACCGGCCGGCTGCGGTACGCGAGTGCCGGTCACCCGTCCCCGCTGCTGATCACAGGAGGTGACGTGGCGTTCCTGCACGACCGTGCGCTCGGCCCACCGATCGGCGCCATCCCGGGCGCGACGTACGAAGCGGTCGAGGGGGAGTTGGCCGCCGGCAGCCGACTGCTGCTCTACACCGACGGGCTGATCGAGGACCGTCAGGTCGGCATCGACGTCGCGCTGGCCCAACTGCGCGTCGACGCGGCGACCCCCGGTGAGCACGTGGCTGACCTGATCGACGCGGTCGTCGAGCGGATCGACGCGCGACCGCGCCGCGACGACGTGGCGCTGCTCGCCCTCGAGGCGGCCGAGCTGAACCGTTTCGCGTTGCGGCTACCGGCGGACCCGACCCGGCTGAGCGTGCTGCGCAAGCGCCTGGAGGACTTCCTGGTCGCGCACGCGGTCGACGAGACGGACGTGTTCGACCTGACCGTCGCGGTCTCCGAGGCCGCGGCGAACGCCATCGAGCATCCGGTCCACCCCGCCGAGGCCGTGATCAGCGTGGAGGTGGCCATCGAGGATCGGACGGTGACGGCCACCGTGCGCGACAGCGGGCAGTGGCGTGAGTCGACCGGCGCCGGATTCCGCGGGCGTGGCCTGGCCCTGATCAGGGCGTTGGGCGACCTGACGGTGCAGCGTACCGATGAGGGCACCGAGGTGACGCTGCGCCGGCAGCTGCGGGGCTGACCGCGCGCCCGACGGCGTCGGAGCGGCTCAGGCCGGGCCGAGCCAGCTCTGCTCGCCCAGGCCGGAGATCTCCAGCACCCGGCGGACCTGCCGCGACGGCAGGACGGTGAGCACGCCCGGAAATTGCTGGGCGAGCCGGACCAGGGCGTGGATGGCGGCCGAGTCGAAGAAGGTGACGGCACTCAGATCGAGGGTGATCCGCTTGGCGGGCTCGCGGAGCGCGGTCTGGAGCATGGTGTCGGCGGTCGCCATGTCGACCTCACCGGCCACCCTCACCTGGAGGTGGTCGCCGTCGATCTCCGCGCTGGCAGAGAAGACGGGCGGTGCTCCCCCTTGATCCACGCTGCCACCATGGCACAGCCGACCTGGCAGGGCAACAACCCCTCCGGAGCGCCCGTGGCGCGGGTCACCAGCGGCCCCGGCGATAGGCTGGTGTCATGACCGTCCGTCCGCCTCTGACGCCAGGCGCGCTCTCCCCGATGCGACCGGTGCCACCCCAGATCGCCCGACCGGAGTACGTGGGCAAGAAGCGCCCACAGGAGTGGCGCGGCTCGCACGTGCAGACGCCGGAAACCATCGAGAAGATGCGGATCGCGAGCCGGCTCGCCGCCCAGGCGACCCAGCTCGCCGGCGAGCACTGCAAGCCCGGAGTGACCACCGACGAGATCGACAAGGTGGTGCACGAGTTCCTCTGCGACCACGGCGCGTACCCGTCGACGCTGGGCTACAAGGGCTTCCCCAAGTCCTGCTGCACCAGCCTCAACGAGGTCGTCTGCCACGGCATCCCGGACTCCACCGTCCTGACCGACGGCGACATCATCAACGTCGACGTGACCGCGTACATCGGCGGGGTGCACGGTGACACCGATGCCACCTTCTGCGTCGGCGAGGTCAGCGAGGAGGCCCGGCTGCTGGTCGAGCGGACCCACGAGGCCATGATGCGCGGCATCCGCGCGGTCGCCCCGGGTCGGCAGATCAACGTGGTGGGCCGGGTCATCGAGTCGTACGCCAAGCGGTTCGGCTACGGCGTGGTCCGCGACTTCACCGGCCACGGCATCGGCGAGACCTTCCACAGCGGGCTCTACGTGCCGCACTACGACAGCCCGCGCCCCACGGACATCATGGAGCCGGGGATGACGTTCACCATCGAGCCGATGATCACGCTCGGCACCTACCAGTACGACATGTGGGACGACGGGTGGACCGTGGTCACGAAGGACCGGAAGTGGACAGCCCAGTTCGAGCACACCATCGTGGTGACTGACGATGGTCACGAAATCCTGACCCTGCCGTGACGGAAACCCCGGCGGCGCTGCGCGAGGCGCACCACGCGGACGTCTCGGGCGGCTGGCTGCGCCCGGCCGTCTTCGGCGCGATGGACGGACTGGTCACCAACATCGCCCTGATCGCCGGTGTCGGCGGTGGCGGGGTGTCGCCACGCAGCATCGTGCTCACCGGCACGGCCGGGCTGGTGGCCGGTGCGATCTCGATGGGGCTCGGCGAGTACACCAGCGTGCGCTCCGCCAACGAGCAGGTCGCCGCCGAGGTGGCCAAGGAGCGCCGGGAGCTGGAGCGGCACCCCGAGGCGGAGGCCCGGGAGCTGGCCGACGCCTGGGTCGCGCGAGGCCTGCCGCGGGACCTCGCCACCCAGGTCGCCGAGGCGGTGCGGCGCGACCCGGAGGAGGCGCTGCGGGTGCACGTCCGCGAGGAGTTGGGCGTCGACCCCGACGACCAGCCCAGCCCCTGGGCCGCGGCGATCTCGTCGTTCCTGTTCTTCTCGGTAGGCGCGTTGGTCCCGCTGCTGACGTACCTGTTCGGCGCCACCGAGCTGTGGCTGGCACTCGCCGTCGGTGGGCTCGGCCTGTTCGCCGCCGGTGCGGTGGTAGCTCGCTTCACCCAGCGGCCCTGGTGGACCAGCGGGCTGCGCCAACTGCTGCTCGGCGCGGCGGCGGCCGGCGCCACCTACCTGATCGGGTCGCTGATCGGCGTACAGAGCGGGCTGTGACACCGCTCAAAGGGTGAGCAGCTCGTCGACCGTGCCGTCGACCGCCCGACCCCGGGCGGCCAACTCCTCGGCCTGCCGGCCCAGCACCACACCCACCTCGGTCATGTCCGCGCCGGCCAACCCGGTGCGCCGTACCGCGTCCCCGGGGTCCCGGAAGTACGTGCGGCTCAGCAGTCCGGACACCGTGGCCGCCGCCAGCCGGGCCTCACCGAGCATCAGCAGGGCCTGGTCGGTCTCGTACCACTCGGCGAGCCGGGCGGCCCGGGCGTGCGCCGCGCTGCCCCGATACCAGGCCTGCCGGGCCGCGGTGCTGAACTCCGCCGGCCGGGCCCGGGCCAGCCGACCGAGATGCTCGTCGCGCAGCGTCCGCAACCAGCCGGTCGGATCGTGCAACGCCTGGGTGGTGACATACCGGTCCGCGGTCAACGGCCACAACGGGGAGAGCACCCGGGCCTGCGCCAGATAGTCCTCGGCGGAGGCCACGGTCAGGTCGACCAGCACCCCGTCCACCCGCCGGGTCGCCGGTCGCGGACCCGAACCGGGCCGGTAGGTGACCACCAGCAGACCCGCCTCGCGGTCCCCACCGCCGTCATCGTCGCCATGAGCCAGCGGCCCATGCACCGCGACCGCGAGCACATCGGCCGGGAACCGCCGCTGAACCGCCTCGGCGACCCGTTCCGCGACCATCCAGCGTGGATCGTCGAAACCTCGGCCGACACCGGCCTCTCCGCTGCTCGCGCTCACGGCAGTGCCTTTGTTCGCGACTGCGGGGCTTGCAACCCCGGCTCACTCCTCGCGCTCACGGTGCCGGCTTTTGTTCGCGACTGCGGGGCTCGCAACCCCGGCTCACTCCTCGCGCTCACGGTGCCGGCTTTTGTTCGCGGCTGCGGGGCTCGCAACCCCGGCTCACTCCTCGCGCTCACGGGTAACCCGCCTTTTGTTGGCGACCGGGCCAGCCTAGCCAGCCGACGGCGGACCGGCCGGCGCGCCGCGCCCGGTCGGCACGAGCCGGAAGATGCGGATCTCCCGGCCGCCGGCCCGCTGCACGTACGTGCGGTACGCGGGCCATTCGGTGACAAGTAGCTGCCACAACCGGTCCCGTTCGGTGCCGGTGGCCGGTTCGGCCCGCACCGGGACCCGCCGACCCTTGACGTACACCTCCGCGGCGGGATCGGCCAGCAGATTCATCGCCCAGCCGGGGTGCTGGGTCTGCCCCCAGTTGGACCCGATCACCACGTACGCGTCGTCGTCGGGCACGTAGAGCAGCGGATTGCTGCGTGGCTTGCCGGAGCGGCGACCGGTCGTGGTGATCACCAGGGACGGGATCAGGCCGAGCGCGACCACCCGGCCCCGGGTGAGTCGACCGACCACCCGGTCGGCGGGGACCAGCAGACGTGCGGCGGCGCCGAACCAGCGATGATGACCGACTCGACGGGTGAGGGTTCCCAGCACTGACACGCGGATCAGTGTGGCGGCTGCCAGCCCGGTATGCCACCGGCGTCAGTCGAGCTGCCGCTCGATCGGCAGTCGGGCGCGGGTGAACAGGCCCGCCCCGAGCATCGACACCACCGGCACCAGCACCAGGACCCCGAGCGCGGGCCACGGCACCAGATAGGGGTACGGATCGGGGACCGGCCAGCTGGTCGCGTACTGCCGGTTGACCGAGAACAGCACGATCGCGGCGGTGCCCAGCCCGGCCACGATGCCGAGCACCGAACCCAGCCCGGCGATGACCCCGGCCTGGCAGATCGCCAACATCCGGCGTACCGCCGGTGCCGCGCCGACGGCCGCGAGGGTGGTCAGCTCGGCGCGTCCCTCAGCGGCGGCGAGCGCGGTGGCGATCCCGGCCGCACCCATCGTGATCACCCCGGCGGCCGCCGCGAGCAGCAGGAGCAGCGGTGAGATGTCGCGGGGGCCACCGCCGTACTCCACATGTAACGAGAACGTGCCGAAGTTCCGCAACGCGGCGGTGAACCGTTCCTGCCGATGCCGGTCCGGCGTTGTCGAGGTGCCGATCACCCAGCCGGACGGTGACCAACTCAGGCCGAGTTGCCGGGCCGCGGACGGTGAGAGCAACAGGTGGGGCTGGCCGATCGGTGCCGGCAGCGCGTACCCGGGGAGGTCGGCGGCAGCGGATGGCCGATCCGTCCCGGAACCCGCCTGGTTCACCCGTACGGTCACCAGGCCGTCGTGCAGGTAGCGCGGGTCGGTCACCACCACGCCCCCGGCGCGCAGCACCGCCGTGGCGGCTGCGGTGGCGGCCGGGTCCGCGCCGGTGATCAGCGGCAACGAGCTTCCGTCGTCCACCCCGGTCTGCACGTAGGCGTCGTAGTAGTCCGTCTCGCGGATCCGGCAGCGCGGGTCGGCCCGAGCCTGCCGGCGGTGCGTCGCGGAGAGGTTGTCCCCGGGCTGCCAGGGGCAGGTCTGCTCCGGCGGCAGCGCCGGCGCGACTTCGCAGTAGCCCGTGCCGGGCGGCGCGCAGGCGACCGTGTGCAGCGGGGCGACCGCGTCGGTACCCAACTGGTCCCGGGCCGCGGTGGCGACCTGGGCCAGCGTGGGCTGCCGAGCCGGATCGTGGGCGTAGACCAGCATGTGGCCCGCCGGCAGCATCGGCTGGTAGGCGCGCGCCTCGCGTGCTCCGTTGCTCGCCAGGTACCCGCCGAGCGCCACACTGCTGGCGACGGCGGCCATCACGGCGCAGATGGCGGGTGCGGCGGATGCCCGGTTCCGGCTGGCGTCGCGCAACGCGATGCGCGGCGCCAACGGCAACACCCGGCCGAGCCGGGCGAGTGCGCCGATCAGCGTGGGTGTGCAGCACACCAGGCCCAACTCGCCGAGGATCAGACCGGTGAGGATCACCGCCGGGGAGGTGCGGGCGGCCCCGAAGGCCGCCAGACCCGCCCCGCCGGCCACCAGCGACAGCCCGAAGGCCAACCAACGGGTCCGGGACGCCGGTGGGGTACGTCGACCGGCGAGCCCGGCGCTGACGTCCTGCCGGGCGGCGGTCCAGGCCGGTGCCAGCGCGGCGAGCACCCCGGCCAGCACCGCGACCCCGCCGAGCAGCACCAGCGCGGCCGGCCAGCAGCGGTACCCACCGAAGCGGGCGCCGAAGACGTACTGCTCCACCAGCGGACGACCGACGAACGCCGCGCCGACGCCGACCAGCAGGCCAGCGGCGGCGCCCAGCACACCCAGCACCACGCCGTCCGCCAGCACGACCCGACGAAGCTGGGCGGCGTCCCCGCCGGCCACCGCGACGAGCGCCAGATCCCGGCGGCGGCGACGGACGCCGACCGCGAAGGCCGGCCCGACCAGCAGCACCACCTCCAGCAGCCCGAGGCCGGCGATCAGCACTCCGATGCTCAGGTCGTTGGTGGCGCTCGGGT
The nucleotide sequence above comes from Micromonospora luteifusca. Encoded proteins:
- a CDS encoding SpoIIE family protein phosphatase encodes the protein MSSAQGGADFGHSVAPGRETPPMLAAAFAAGGEMGGRLSRFDWSTGPLGEPGRWPTALSNAVGMMLASSAQIVMFWGDEQLAFYNDAYRPTIGSKHPEVLGQPARQHWAETWAVLGPLLDGVRSTGRSYRGDDHPFLLDRHGFVEQTYFNVSYDPIRGDDGSVGGVYCIVNETTGRVLGERRLRALAELGAELSDMGSAVELGRATAGVLGRHREDVPFALIYLADENGRLNLAGSTGTAPAAVGDSAELLARATVDAASATVDVADLLDPPPVDAADQALVLPLMASNHRVGALVVGVARQLPLNDDYRNFLELVAAQISRAVGTQRAYEHERARAVELAALDLAKTNFFANVSHEFRTPLTLVLGPLEDMLADPALPADETDRLTMMHRNALRLLKLVNTVLDFSRLESGRLAARYQPTDLAGYTARLASTFRSATDRAGLRLVVDCPPLPAPVFVDRDMWEKIVLNLVSNAVKFTFDGEIRVRVRAVDGVARLEVTDTGIGIVPDELPYVFERFHRVPGVRARTHEGTGIGLALVRELVEMHGGEVGLTSQVDEGSTFTVTVPFGSAHLPTDRVAAFGPLPADEPEQARLYVAETALWTGVEPAPEFDGRSMKGVPAGRILVVDDNVDLREHVTRLLSPTWEVVTASDGLVALQLAREGGFDLVLTDVMMPRLDGFGLVSALRADPRTRHVPIVMLSARAGSAEAVAGLAAGADDYLTKPFSGQELIARVRANVELGQLRGQIIRRLRALADAAVAVNTARSTGDVLQVAARHALSLAEAARVVVTASGARSEADGGGATATDPSFVAELTGTTGDALGEMRVWRPAGDDAQADEAALTQLARLVGVRLENAQLYEAEHRIATTLQHSLLPRSLPQLPGAVLASRYLPGSADVEVGGDWYDAIVLSDDDLVLVIGDVVGKGVQAAAAMGQLRNALRAYLLEGYDPGESLTRLNRLVGSTEHGSFATVVCLLFNPRTGRLRYASAGHPSPLLITGGDVAFLHDRALGPPIGAIPGATYEAVEGELAAGSRLLLYTDGLIEDRQVGIDVALAQLRVDAATPGEHVADLIDAVVERIDARPRRDDVALLALEAAELNRFALRLPADPTRLSVLRKRLEDFLVAHAVDETDVFDLTVAVSEAAANAIEHPVHPAEAVISVEVAIEDRTVTATVRDSGQWRESTGAGFRGRGLALIRALGDLTVQRTDEGTEVTLRRQLRG
- a CDS encoding STAS domain-containing protein: MDQGGAPPVFSASAEIDGDHLQVRVAGEVDMATADTMLQTALREPAKRITLDLSAVTFFDSAAIHALVRLAQQFPGVLTVLPSRQVRRVLEISGLGEQSWLGPA
- the map gene encoding type I methionyl aminopeptidase, whose translation is MTVRPPLTPGALSPMRPVPPQIARPEYVGKKRPQEWRGSHVQTPETIEKMRIASRLAAQATQLAGEHCKPGVTTDEIDKVVHEFLCDHGAYPSTLGYKGFPKSCCTSLNEVVCHGIPDSTVLTDGDIINVDVTAYIGGVHGDTDATFCVGEVSEEARLLVERTHEAMMRGIRAVAPGRQINVVGRVIESYAKRFGYGVVRDFTGHGIGETFHSGLYVPHYDSPRPTDIMEPGMTFTIEPMITLGTYQYDMWDDGWTVVTKDRKWTAQFEHTIVVTDDGHEILTLP
- a CDS encoding VIT1/CCC1 transporter family protein, encoding MTETPAALREAHHADVSGGWLRPAVFGAMDGLVTNIALIAGVGGGGVSPRSIVLTGTAGLVAGAISMGLGEYTSVRSANEQVAAEVAKERRELERHPEAEARELADAWVARGLPRDLATQVAEAVRRDPEEALRVHVREELGVDPDDQPSPWAAAISSFLFFSVGALVPLLTYLFGATELWLALAVGGLGLFAAGAVVARFTQRPWWTSGLRQLLLGAAAAGATYLIGSLIGVQSGL
- a CDS encoding nucleotidyltransferase domain-containing protein, which translates into the protein MVAERVAEAVQRRFPADVLAVAVHGPLAHGDDDGGGDREAGLLVVTYRPGSGPRPATRRVDGVLVDLTVASAEDYLAQARVLSPLWPLTADRYVTTQALHDPTGWLRTLRDEHLGRLARARPAEFSTAARQAWYRGSAAHARAARLAEWYETDQALLMLGEARLAAATVSGLLSRTYFRDPGDAVRRTGLAGADMTEVGVVLGRQAEELAARGRAVDGTVDELLTL
- a CDS encoding nitroreductase family deazaflavin-dependent oxidoreductase, giving the protein MSVLGTLTRRVGHHRWFGAAARLLVPADRVVGRLTRGRVVALGLIPSLVITTTGRRSGKPRSNPLLYVPDDDAYVVIGSNWGQTQHPGWAMNLLADPAAEVYVKGRRVPVRAEPATGTERDRLWQLLVTEWPAYRTYVQRAGGREIRIFRLVPTGRGAPAGPPSAG
- a CDS encoding FtsX-like permease family protein, with product MTTRRTKPAPGRADTAVAPPIASPARVGRRRIAELTGSWRAALRIARRESRRARRRTALVLAMIALPVAALAFLAASYDMAELTPQERMDRRLGVADAELRWVGDAPVGQDEWGESWYTREGERQRTAQVTAAQVTALLGPGSRATEVRRIPLMLRGPHRDEDVEGRVLDLGDPLARGLVRFRAGRAPQQPGEVAVSPAALRRLDLRLGHAVALADGSRAYTVVGVVEFPDDLGTVVALHPGAAPRSGPGPESIWLADVPGTVDAALVSRLNDQGVVVATRPPVDSTAERTRMWLGSFDPSATNDLSIGVLIAGLGLLEVVLLVGPAFAVGVRRRRRDLALVAVAGGDAAQLRRVVLADGVVLGVLGAAAGLLVGVGAAFVGRPLVEQYVFGARFGGYRCWPAALVLLGGVAVLAGVLAALAPAWTAARQDVSAGLAGRRTPPASRTRWLAFGLSLVAGGAGLAAFGAARTSPAVILTGLILGELGLVCCTPTLIGALARLGRVLPLAPRIALRDASRNRASAAPAICAVMAAVASSVALGGYLASNGAREARAYQPMLPAGHMLVYAHDPARQPTLAQVATAARDQLGTDAVAPLHTVACAPPGTGYCEVAPALPPEQTCPWQPGDNLSATHRRQARADPRCRIRETDYYDAYVQTGVDDGSSLPLITGADPAATAAATAVLRAGGVVVTDPRYLHDGLVTVRVNQAGSGTDRPSAAADLPGYALPAPIGQPHLLLSPSAARQLGLSWSPSGWVIGTSTTPDRHRQERFTAALRNFGTFSLHVEYGGGPRDISPLLLLLAAAAGVITMGAAGIATALAAAEGRAELTTLAAVGAAPAVRRMLAICQAGVIAGLGSVLGIVAGLGTAAIVLFSVNRQYATSWPVPDPYPYLVPWPALGVLVLVPVVSMLGAGLFTRARLPIERQLD